From the Brassica napus cultivar Da-Ae chromosome A8, Da-Ae, whole genome shotgun sequence genome, one window contains:
- the LOC106396894 gene encoding protein YIF1B-like, with the protein MYNNNMGPQPGMPRPPGNPQPGPFGNPFTGPASGFIRGGLGAYGERILGSSSEYVQSNITRYFSDPQYYFQVNDQYVRNKLKVVLFPFLHRGHWARISEPVGGRLSYKPPIYDINAPDLYIPFMAFGTYVVLAGLSLGLNGKFSPEALNWLFVKGLVGWFLQVMLLKVTLLSLGSAEAPLLDIVAYGGYAFAGLCLAGFAKIMWGYSYYALMPWTCLCTGVFLVKTMKRVLFAEVRSYDSSRHHYLLLFLALVQFPLLIWLGNISVNWLF; encoded by the exons atgtacAATAACAACATGGGACCTCAACCAGGGATGCCAAGACCTCCTGGAAACCCTCAGCCCGGTCCGTTTGGGAATCCCTTCACCGGACCTGCCTCGGGTTTTATCCGTGGCGGTTTGGGTGCCTACGGGGAGAGGATTCTTGGATCAAGCTCTGAGTATGTGCAGAGCAAT ATTACTCGTTACTTCTCTGATCCCCAATACTACTTCCAAGTGAATGATCAGTATGTTAGGAACAAACTCAAGgttgttttgtttccttttctacaCCGG GGACATTGGGCTAGAATCTCTGAACCAGTTGGGGGTAGGCTCTCGTACAAGCCTCCCATCTATGATATCAATGCGCCAGACTTGTACATTCCCTTTATGGCATTTGGTACGTACGTTGTTCTTGCTGGCCTTTCACTGGGACTTAATGGAAA GTTTTCACCGGAAGCTTTGAACTGGCTGTTTGTGAAAGGATTGGTTGGTTGGTTTTTGCAAGTGATGCTCTTGAAAGTAACGCTTCTGTCACTTGGTAGCGCAGAGGCGCCTTTGCTAGACATTGTGGCTTATGGAGGCTATGCTTTTGCGGGTCTATGCCTTGCCGGTTTTGCTAAGATCATGTGGGGGTACTCGTATTATGCGCTGATGCCATGGACGTGTTTATGCACTGGGGTTTTCTTAGTGAAGACGATGAAACGTGTTCTGTTTGCTGAGGTTAGGAGTTACGATTCGAGCAGACATCATTACCTCCTCCTGTTTTTGGCCTTGGTCCAGTTCCCTCTTTTGATATGGCTTGGTAACATCAGTGTTAATTGGCTTTTCtga
- the LOC106390685 gene encoding uncharacterized protein LOC106390685 isoform X2 — protein MAKSMRCKRVKRLRAIRREIVEKESFTLTREDAKSAAIEAALAAPKLPVRLPPPSPFMEVATTSESASVSDVEMDDEKHNKSLKPIGRKLKKKFKLGMKNRRSKGFLRGKRV, from the exons ATGGCGAAATCGATGAGATGCAAGAGGGTGAAGAGATTGAGAGCTATAAGAAGAGAAATTGTTGAGAAGGAATCGTTCACTCTCACTAGAGAGGATGCCAAATCCGCCGCCATTGAAGCCGCACTCGCCGCCCCTAAATTACCTGTTCGTCTACCACCACCTTCCCCGTTCATGGAAGTCGCGACGACCTCCGAGTCTGCCTCTGTCTCCG ATGTGGAAATGGATGATGAGAAGCATAACAAGTCTCTTAAGCCCATCGGGaggaagttgaagaagaagTTTAAGTTGGGGATGAAGAACCGTCGCAGCAAGGGCTTCCTTCGAGGCAAACGTGTCTAA
- the LOC106390685 gene encoding uncharacterized protein LOC106390685 isoform X1, with protein sequence MAKSMRCKRVKRLRAIRREIVEKESFTLTREDAKSAAIEAALAAPKLPVRLPPPSPFMEVATTSESASVSGTVANAMDVEMDDEKHNKSLKPIGRKLKKKFKLGMKNRRSKGFLRGKRV encoded by the exons ATGGCGAAATCGATGAGATGCAAGAGGGTGAAGAGATTGAGAGCTATAAGAAGAGAAATTGTTGAGAAGGAATCGTTCACTCTCACTAGAGAGGATGCCAAATCCGCCGCCATTGAAGCCGCACTCGCCGCCCCTAAATTACCTGTTCGTCTACCACCACCTTCCCCGTTCATGGAAGTCGCGACGACCTCCGAGTCTGCCTCTGTCTCCGGTACTGTCGCTAATGCTATGG ATGTGGAAATGGATGATGAGAAGCATAACAAGTCTCTTAAGCCCATCGGGaggaagttgaagaagaagTTTAAGTTGGGGATGAAGAACCGTCGCAGCAAGGGCTTCCTTCGAGGCAAACGTGTCTAA
- the LOC106393118 gene encoding peroxidase 7-like gives MKLAVVSAVILVVVFVAWPVSAGGYGHEEEEDDTKSWFPLDNLLSLNYYDKSCPNFEKIVDTKVRQWTKSDPSLGPALLRLLFHDCGVTGCDASVLLDHEGSERRSPASKTLRGFELIDDIKSEMEKSCPKLVSCADILAAATRSATYQLGGPYWPNAYGRRDSKNSYARDVEKVPSGRRDITGLLETFQSYGLNVLDLVVLSGAHTIGKAYCGTIQSRLYNFNATHGTDPSIDPKFADYLRRKCRWASETVYLDVETPVVFDNQYYINLQKNMGVLTTDQELVKDPRTAPLVKAFAEQPAQMFRHQFAVSMAKLVNVGVITAEDSVGEIRNVCSKSNSRPY, from the exons ATGAAGTTGGCAGTGGTCTCAGCTGTCATCCTAGTCGTGGTTTTTGTGGCATGGCCGGTATCAGCTGGAGGATACGGAcacgaggaggaggaggatgataCGAAGTCATGGTTTCCTTTGGACAATCTATTATCGCTGAATTATTATGACAAGAGTTGCCCAAATTTCGAAAAAATCGTCGATACCAAAGTGAGGCAATGGACAAAGAGTGACCCTTCCCTTGGTCCTGCCCTCCTCCGACTTCTCTTCCACGATTGCGGAGTTACG GGATGTGATGCGTCGGTTCTTCTAGATCACGAAGGATCAGAGAGAAGATCTCCGGCGAGCAAAACCCTAAGAGGCTTTGAGCTAATCGATGATATCAAGTCCGAGATGGAGAAATCCTGCCCCAAATTAGTCTCATGTGCCGACATCCTAGCGGCAGCTACCCGCTCCGCCACCTACCAACTCGGCGGTCCTTACTGGCCCAACGCCTACGGACGTCGTGACTCCAAAAACTCTTACGCTAGAGACGTCGAGAAAGTTCCTTCAGGCCGCCGTGACATCACTGGCCTTCTCGAGACATTTCAGTCTTACGGACTCAACGTCCTCGACCTTGTCGTCCTTTCCGGGGCCCACACCATCGGCAAAGCATACTGTGGAACCATCCAGTCGAGGCTTTACAACTTCAACGCAACACATGGAACTGATCCGTCCATTGATCCTAAATTCGCAGATTACTTGAGGCGCAAGTGTCGCTGGGCCTCAGAGACGGTTTACCTAGACGTGGAGACTCCTGTAGTATTCGATAATCAATATTACATCAATCTTCAGAAGAATATGGGAGTCTTGACCACCGATCAGGAGCTTGTGAAGGACCCGAGGACCGCTCCGCTTGTAAAGGCTTTCGCGGAGCAGCCGGCTCAGATGTTCAGACACCAGTTTGCTGTGTCAATGGCTAAGCTGGTCAATGTTGGTGTCATCACTGCTGAAGATAGTGTTGGAGAGATCAGGAACGTTTGCAGCAAATCTAACTCCAGACCTTACTGA
- the LOC106395032 gene encoding uncharacterized protein LOC106395032 isoform X1, producing MASSQVEIPSPSQRFGFIHRDRSQTPIVYKKAPNHHHQPVSDENSQNLVDSWIQTLNKKKDNNKSTEKPIALEKSDESNRNGASSLVQIWEARLLNRSTSPSHNQSPVNSSRSDSGVSVQDSRSSKSPSIESEAEISDVEIESRSPGGSVSDSCRVADLIRRLSKEAKVISGGGLSTIRTPRPCVSSWSSSEKSSFPMVTPRIRGRQAFTDLLMHMERDRHRELDSLLERNAVSRFTQRGRLQSMLRLRNLKRCQAVQDQNRSNSKSTGLNRIGSGGGSSVLHLRERFRADVDKRKDNHFMNKKTVEETEVTSDNKTMKNGGLTLEAFFKERLSLPNPNLEKATLRKGEETVNGTVGSKTNCLQLQETIEIEEVCCDDDDSDKKEEEKTSPSACVDQETQPQSVAPESIEVDQCLEQQETSYLNGWEDEEEYEEDEQSYYYGETNNDWLHEISRPRSYWEELRKTRYLEVMNTRSEKEDIRRLLERGPVTDFLQSGLRDQIDRLMMSRVQTHSNKHSEKWELQHEEEEEEHRNENVEETEEEEEEEEEEEEEEEPFTEEGEEQDDGDDSSSSPIFASSPAGSWSCQDTEVTSTPVLSVHNPPSPEMELISEMRTQIQQLQQEMSLLRDSVKTCLDTNASLVHRENPMKRKCCVCDETQVEAVLYRCGHMCTCLKCANELHWSGGKCPICRAQIMDVVRVFFDTRN from the exons ATGGCGTCTTCGCAGGTGGAGATTCCGTCTCCGTCTCAACGGTTCGGTTTTATCCATAGAGATCGTAGTCAAACCCCCATCGTTTACAAGAAAGCTCCGAACCATCATCATCAACCTGTGTCGGACGAGAATTCGCAGAACTTGGTGGATTCTTGGATCCAGACtcttaataaaaagaaagataacaaCAAGTCAACAGAGAAACCAATTGCTCTTGAGAAATCTGATGAATCGAACAGAAACGGAGCTTCCTCTCTTGTACAGATATGGGAGGCGAGGTTGCTGAACCGATCCACTTCGCCTAGTCATAACCAATCTCCGGTTAATAGCAGCCGGAGCGATTCAGGAGTCAGTGTTCAAGATTCTCGTTCTTCAAAATCTCCATCGATCGAATCTGAAGCTGAGATTAGTGACGTGGAGATCGAATCTCGGTCGCCCGGCGGTTCGGTTTCCGATTCATGCCGAGTCGCTGACTTGATCCGGAGGCTGAGCAAGGAAGCGAAGGTGATCTCCGGCGGTGGACTCTCGACGATCAGAACGCCAAGACCTTGCGTTTCGTCTTGGTCGTCGTCGGAGAAAAGCAGTTTCCCGATGGTGACACCGAGAATCCGTGGACGGCAAGCGTTTACGGATCTGCTTATGCACATGGAACGCGATCGCCACCGCGAGTTGGATTCGCTTCTTGAACGCAACGCTGTTTCTAGGTTTACTCAACGTGGCCGCCTCCAG TCAATGTTAAGGCTGAGGAACCTCAAACGCTGTCAAGCGGTTCAAGATCAAAACCGATCTAACTCAAAATCAACTGGATTGAACCGTATAGGATCTGGAGGTGGCTCTTCAGTTCTGCATTTAAG GGAGAGATTTCGTGCTGATGTGGATAAGAGGAAGGATAATCattttatgaataagaaaacCGTAGAAGAAACAGAAGTAACTAGTGATAACAAGACAATGAAAAACGGCGGTCTTACACTGGAGGCCTTTTTCAAAGAGAGGTTGAGTCTCCCTAACCCTAACTTAGAGAAAGCAACTTTACGTAAGGGAGAAGAAACTGTTAATGGAACAGTTGGTTCAAAAACCAATTGCCTTCAGCTGCAAGAAACAATAGAAATAGAAGAAGTTTGCTGCGATGACGACGATTCtgacaagaaagaagaagagaagacaaGCCCTAGCGCCTGCGTAGATCAAGAAACTCAACCGCAAAGTGTGGCACCTGAGAGTATTGAGGTTGATCAGTGCCTTGAGCAACAAGAAACGTCTTACCTAAATGGatgggaagacgaagaagagtATGAAGAAGATGAGCAATCTTACTACTACGGAGAAACCAACAATGACTGGCTTCACGAAATATCTCGGCCGAGAAGTTACTGGGAGGAGCTGAGGAAGACGCGGTACCTGGAAGTTATGAACACTCGGTCTGAGAAAGAGGACATACGTAGACTACTTGAGCG AGGACCGGTCACAGACTTTCTCCAGAGCGGGTTAAGAGATCAGATCGATAGGCTCATGATGTCTCGTGTGCAGACACATTCGAACAAACATTCTGAAAAATGGGAATTGcaacatgaagaagaagaggaagaacatAGAAATGAAAATGTGGAggaaactgaagaagaagaagaagaagaagaagaagaagaagaagaagaagagccatttactgaagaaggtgaagagcaAGACGATGGAGATGACTCGTCTTCTTCGCCGATCTTTGCATCGTCTCCTGCAGGATCATGGAGTTGTCAAGACACTGAAGTAACTTCAACTCCTGTCTTGTCTGTTCACAACCCTCCGTCACCT GAAATGGAGCTGATAAGCGAAATGAGAACACAGATCCAACAACTTCAACAAGAAATGTCGTTACTACGAGATTCTGTGAAAACATGTTTGGATACTAACGCGAGCTTGGTTCACCGAGAAAACCCAATGAAACGCAAATGCTGCGTCTGCGACGAAACGCAGGTGGAAGCGGTTTTGTACAGGTGCGGACATATGTGCACGTGCTTGAAATGTGCCAATGAACTACACTGGAGTGGAGGGAAATGCCCGATTTGCAGAGCTCAGATTATGGACGTTGTTCGTGTCTTCTTCGATACAAGAAACTGA
- the LOC106395032 gene encoding uncharacterized protein LOC106395032 isoform X2, translating to MASSQVEIPSPSQRFGFIHRDRSQTPIVYKKAPNHHHQPVSDENSQNLVDSWIQTLNKKKDNNKSTEKPIALEKSDESNRNGASSLVQIWEARLLNRSTSPSHNQSPVNSSRSDSGVSVQDSRSSKSPSIESEAEISDVEIESRSPGGSVSDSCRVADLIRRLSKEAKVISGGGLSTIRTPRPCVSSWSSSEKSSFPMVTPRIRGRQAFTDLLMHMERDRHRELDSLLERNAVSRFTQRGRLQSMLRLRNLKRCQAVQDQNRSNSKSTGLNRIGSGGGSSVLHLRERFRADVDKRKDNHFMNKKTVEETEVTSDNKTMKNGGLTLEAFFKERLSLPNPNLEKATLRKGEETVNGTVGSKTNCLQLQETIEIEEVCCDDDDSDKKEEEKTSPSACVDQETQPQSVAPESIEVDQCLEQQETSYLNGWEDEEEYEEDEQSYYYGETNNDWLHEISRPRSYWEELRKTRYLEVMNTRSEKEDIRRLLERGPVTDFLQSGLRDQIDRLMMSRVQTHSNKHSEKWELQHEEEEEEHRNENVEETEEEEPFTEEGEEQDDGDDSSSSPIFASSPAGSWSCQDTEVTSTPVLSVHNPPSPEMELISEMRTQIQQLQQEMSLLRDSVKTCLDTNASLVHRENPMKRKCCVCDETQVEAVLYRCGHMCTCLKCANELHWSGGKCPICRAQIMDVVRVFFDTRN from the exons ATGGCGTCTTCGCAGGTGGAGATTCCGTCTCCGTCTCAACGGTTCGGTTTTATCCATAGAGATCGTAGTCAAACCCCCATCGTTTACAAGAAAGCTCCGAACCATCATCATCAACCTGTGTCGGACGAGAATTCGCAGAACTTGGTGGATTCTTGGATCCAGACtcttaataaaaagaaagataacaaCAAGTCAACAGAGAAACCAATTGCTCTTGAGAAATCTGATGAATCGAACAGAAACGGAGCTTCCTCTCTTGTACAGATATGGGAGGCGAGGTTGCTGAACCGATCCACTTCGCCTAGTCATAACCAATCTCCGGTTAATAGCAGCCGGAGCGATTCAGGAGTCAGTGTTCAAGATTCTCGTTCTTCAAAATCTCCATCGATCGAATCTGAAGCTGAGATTAGTGACGTGGAGATCGAATCTCGGTCGCCCGGCGGTTCGGTTTCCGATTCATGCCGAGTCGCTGACTTGATCCGGAGGCTGAGCAAGGAAGCGAAGGTGATCTCCGGCGGTGGACTCTCGACGATCAGAACGCCAAGACCTTGCGTTTCGTCTTGGTCGTCGTCGGAGAAAAGCAGTTTCCCGATGGTGACACCGAGAATCCGTGGACGGCAAGCGTTTACGGATCTGCTTATGCACATGGAACGCGATCGCCACCGCGAGTTGGATTCGCTTCTTGAACGCAACGCTGTTTCTAGGTTTACTCAACGTGGCCGCCTCCAG TCAATGTTAAGGCTGAGGAACCTCAAACGCTGTCAAGCGGTTCAAGATCAAAACCGATCTAACTCAAAATCAACTGGATTGAACCGTATAGGATCTGGAGGTGGCTCTTCAGTTCTGCATTTAAG GGAGAGATTTCGTGCTGATGTGGATAAGAGGAAGGATAATCattttatgaataagaaaacCGTAGAAGAAACAGAAGTAACTAGTGATAACAAGACAATGAAAAACGGCGGTCTTACACTGGAGGCCTTTTTCAAAGAGAGGTTGAGTCTCCCTAACCCTAACTTAGAGAAAGCAACTTTACGTAAGGGAGAAGAAACTGTTAATGGAACAGTTGGTTCAAAAACCAATTGCCTTCAGCTGCAAGAAACAATAGAAATAGAAGAAGTTTGCTGCGATGACGACGATTCtgacaagaaagaagaagagaagacaaGCCCTAGCGCCTGCGTAGATCAAGAAACTCAACCGCAAAGTGTGGCACCTGAGAGTATTGAGGTTGATCAGTGCCTTGAGCAACAAGAAACGTCTTACCTAAATGGatgggaagacgaagaagagtATGAAGAAGATGAGCAATCTTACTACTACGGAGAAACCAACAATGACTGGCTTCACGAAATATCTCGGCCGAGAAGTTACTGGGAGGAGCTGAGGAAGACGCGGTACCTGGAAGTTATGAACACTCGGTCTGAGAAAGAGGACATACGTAGACTACTTGAGCG AGGACCGGTCACAGACTTTCTCCAGAGCGGGTTAAGAGATCAGATCGATAGGCTCATGATGTCTCGTGTGCAGACACATTCGAACAAACATTCTGAAAAATGGGAATTGcaacatgaagaagaagaggaagaacatAGAAATGAAAATGTGGAggaaactgaagaagaagaa ccatttactgaagaaggtgaagagcaAGACGATGGAGATGACTCGTCTTCTTCGCCGATCTTTGCATCGTCTCCTGCAGGATCATGGAGTTGTCAAGACACTGAAGTAACTTCAACTCCTGTCTTGTCTGTTCACAACCCTCCGTCACCT GAAATGGAGCTGATAAGCGAAATGAGAACACAGATCCAACAACTTCAACAAGAAATGTCGTTACTACGAGATTCTGTGAAAACATGTTTGGATACTAACGCGAGCTTGGTTCACCGAGAAAACCCAATGAAACGCAAATGCTGCGTCTGCGACGAAACGCAGGTGGAAGCGGTTTTGTACAGGTGCGGACATATGTGCACGTGCTTGAAATGTGCCAATGAACTACACTGGAGTGGAGGGAAATGCCCGATTTGCAGAGCTCAGATTATGGACGTTGTTCGTGTCTTCTTCGATACAAGAAACTGA
- the LOC106393119 gene encoding uncharacterized protein LOC106393119, with product MLAHDDGLDNEWKGFTVFPEVNPSPNPNYSFNFLVKKATVESEKSTGSISSRSSAKEDSFRMVLPPAMPPPRDSTVPLPVFPEPMRTRKKLSHQESFLFMTKSLYSKKIFYKEDDFKCNAFCLSLPGVKKHKPVRSSKRKDSMEKKKMITASSFTSVEKYEWSHSWTSTTSLTQDNGRSYFDLPVELLKCCSRGGGKGGRYVQEPASSSFSFDRETEIMAVTRVFSRSSRSDHC from the coding sequence ATGCTTGCACATGATGATGGTTTAGATAACGAGTGGAAGGGTTTCACGGTTTTCCCCGAAGTAAACCCTAGCCCTAACCCTAACTATAGTTTCAATTTCTTGGTAAAGAAGGCAACCGTAGAGAGTGAGAAATCAACCGGTTCTATTTCCTCCCGTTCTTCCGCAAAAGAGGATAGCTTCAGAATGGTATTGCCACCGGCCATGCCTCCGCCTAGGGACTCCACCGTTCCGCTTCCTGTGTTCCCTGAGCCGATGAGAACTCGGAAAAAACTTAGCCACCAAGAATCCTTTCTTTTTATGACAAAATCTCTCTACTCGAAGAAAATCTTTTACAAGGAAGACGATTTCAAGTGTAACGCCTTCTGCTTGTCTCTACCTGGAGTCAAGAAACACAAGCCAGTTAGATCTTCAAAACGCAAAGACtcgatggagaagaagaagatgatcacAGCGTCTTCCTTTACCTCGGTCGAGAAATACGAATGGTCCCATTCTTGGACATCGACTACGTCTCTGACGCAAGATAATGGTCGGTCGTATTTTGATTTACCGGTGGAGTTGTTGAAGTGCTGCAGCCGTGGAGGCGGAAAGGGAGGAAGATATGTGCAAGAACCGGCGTCTTCTAGTTTCTCGTTCGATAGAGAAACAGAGATTATGGCTGTGACAAGAGTTTTCTCACGGTCGTCGCGAAGTGATCATTGCTAA